TTGGACAGTCGCTGTATTAGCAGAAGATTGTTCTCGCAAACAGAAACAAACATACTTCAAAAACAGGGCCTAAAGTAGGCGTGAAACTCTACTCAAGATGCTCTTATGGATACACTATGTACTGTATCACTAGAATAGCAAATCAGCTCccacatttcctacataacagtgacgacacttcaaaaagtacttcattggctgtaaagcgctttaggacgtcctgaggtcgtgaaaggcgctatataaatgcaagttctttctcaacCATTTTTAAAGCATAGATCCACCATCACAAAACATTTCCTaaccttttaaaattgagacacCACAAAATTGACAATTTGCCACAGGACACTTGCATTTTCTTTGACATTGTAGCAACAGGTTCAGCTCAATTCACaagtataaaatatatttttctttatAAGCATTTTTACCTGCAAGCGGGACATCCACCCACCACTACAACTGAAGCCGCAGCCGGTTGCTGGATGATGGTGTAAGTACTCGAGTAGTTTGGCCCTGGACACACAGGGGGCTGGACCCCCGCAGGGACAGGAGGCACATATCCTACAAAGCAAAAATAAAGTTGGTAGTATTGTGTCTCAAAACCCTACAAAATACAGTACAGCCTCCCCAAAGTTACCTCAACACACTGTCAACTGGAGATGGGGATAAGCCTTGTGCTTTCCAGCAGTGGCATCTTCATTTTAATAAAATTAATGAATATGGGATTGAAGCAACAGTtaggttctgacgaaaggtcatcgaccagaAACGTTaacggtttctttctccacagatgctgcctgacttgctgtgtatttccagcattttctgcttttgaatTAGGTGCAAACTCGCTTATAAACCTACAGTTGCCACtggcataaatttaaaatcaccaaaatgcaacaaaacaaaataaactgcacattgagatttaaaaaaaaatcatagcttGGTTATCAGCTACAATTAACTTGTAGAGACCCCCAGAATTTTAAGTACGGACGCGAAAATTGGTTTAAAGATCAAGCTATGCCCCAGATTATTTACAACACTTTTCTGAacccagtgatcataatataatggtCAACAACCTAATTTATATTAAATAGGACTCTCCTCTCCTTTCTAAATGCAGCTACCAAGCAAAACTCCAAGAATCAATGCAATATGAAGAATATTTTCTTCGGGTGAATTAGGGTTTCAATGCAGCTCTATCCACCTTAGAGTCCCCAGTCCTCCGCTACTTTACTGCGGCTCTCGGCCAGTTGCTGCGCCGAGGATTAGGTTCAAACAAAACTCCCCCAGGCCGCCTGCGcattgtgagggagggagggtgttaAAGAGGGTTAAATAAGGAGGGTGGGGACCACACCTGACGCCGGGTAAGAGTACGGAGGCGGCTGGTATCCAGGCGGCGAGATGGTCCCGTAAGTCTGCCCGTAGTTGTTGTAGCCCGCCGGCACTGCTGCGTACGCGGGCGGCCTTTCCTGCAAGAGCGGCTTGTTATCCATCGGTGGCCGTTAGATTTCTAACTCCCGGGGCGGTAGAGAGGAAcgaagaccgggggggggaggacgttcttcctccgcctcctccaGCAACAGCCGATGTTacccctcggggggggggggggggggtggggaggaggggtgtggtatagggaggaggggggggaaaaaaagagaccgCGATTCCCCTCtgcagtgaggagggggggggggggtagaaggtCGGCTCCAACTCCGCCCCGCAGTTCCAGAGAATGGGGCTAAATGTTACAATGAAGCCCCCGAATGTTGCAAATTATTCGCTACACTCGGCCCCGGGGACTCCCTCCAACTCGCTACAAAGTCACAAGATTCCGCGCCACGTGACCGGCAACAGCGTGACTCCCGCACGCCTTAAAGGGACCCCGGCACTGCAGCGAGCACTCGGCCTTATAAAGAGGCCCGCAAAcaaattggggagggggagggggagggggaacagcctGCGACGCGCACCCCAATTTAAAGGGGCTCCCGATCTGGCAACTTACAACCCGCCTGCTTGCAACAAACACCCTATCTTTGTGGGATGTTCCCTGCAGTATTCCGTCACGTAAAAGGTGCAGCCTGCAACGAACACCCTATCTTAAAGGGACCCAGCCTGCAACAAACACTCCGTCTTAAAGGTGCCTGCCTGCCCTGCAACAGCTACCCCATTTTAAAGGAGCCCGACCTGCACACTTCAATTTAAAGTGACCCACCCCGCAATGCCCTAGCTTCAAGGAATCCAACCTGTAATACTCTATCTTAAAGGAACCAAATCTGCAACACTCTTTCATAGGAATCCAGCCTGCAACAGCCTATTTTAAAGGGGCATTTCCTGCAACAAACACCTAATCTTTAAAGTGGTCCAATCTGCAATAACAAACATATATTTAACATCTAGTTTTTAATGCTTGGGGGAAACAAGCTCCATGTGTTTGCAAACTTTCATTTTACCGTGATATTGACATGACAGGTCTGGGTTGTTTTGCTTAGTTTCTTTTTCAAATTAGAAAAATGTTATTAAACAACAAACATaaatgcagaaaaaaaataccatttaaaaaaaagttcacctGAAAACTTTTCCCCTTCTTAAAATAAAAACGATGAGCAAATTTGTAATCACCCTACATAAGTAAGGATTATTGACAGGTCTAATGCATCATGTGCCGACAAAGTAGAATAGCAGCTTAATTCAGCTTCTTATTTATTGAGAATACCAGCAGAGGTCAGGAGACACAGAGTCCCACTGATTGCAAACTAACATTTACATTGTGGTTTATGATGTATGCGCCAACAGAGTAAACAAAATGGGAATACAGCCTCACAAAAATCACGAAATTGTCAAAAATAAATCATAAGTATTTTTGGAAAGCAAAAAAAATACTACCTTAAATATTTTGATATATTTGTTTCATTTCTAGGCTACGAATAACTTATTTAAACTGGGGACATCATATAATTGACACATAATTCATGAAGGGAGTCTAAGAGCATTTTGCTCTAGAATAATGGGATGTAGGTCACCATCTCCAGATTGCCACATGGCCACTCTGGGCTGCTGCTACACTCATTCTAGCAGCCATCCACAAAATGACaccaacagatttttttttatattcgttcatgggatgtgggcgtcgctggcgaggccggcatttattgcccatccctaattgccctcgagaaggtggtggtgagccgctttcttgaaccactgcagtccgtgtggtgaaggttctcccacagtgctgtgaggaagggagttccaggattttgacccagcgacgatgaaggaacggtgattatatttccaagtcgggatggtgtgtgacttggaggggaacgtgcaggtggtgttgttcccatgtgcctgctgtccttgtccttctagaaacCTGGGAGCAAGTCATTTActgataaagaaagaaataagtgcatttatatagcgtctttcatgaccttctGCCATCCCAAAGCGCACTCCCTTAGTCAGGGAGAAGTGTGTGAATGAGGGTTAAAAACGGAAGAAAAATAACTTTGTTTAAAGGATGGAAGAAAAGTAGATTTATTGATGaatagcaaaatactgcaaatgctggaaactcaaaataaaaacagataaagctggaaatacacagcagatcagcCCACTGGTGGAGCCAGTGGAGAGGTGatgaccccccccccgcaatcatTTGAGGTCAGCCAACATGGCTTTGCAGAACTTGGCTCCATTTCGCTTCCAGGAACCTCCACCACCCGTCTTCAGCCTCCAGGTTTGGCCTGCAAGTCTGTGCAGTTCCCTGCTCGGCCTTCGGACGGGGTCAATCGGCATTCCCCAGTTTCCGGCTCGGTCCCCTTCTGGCCAAGTCGGCCAAATCTCAAGTTCGaatacctcccacccaccccgacCCCAGCCCCGGTCGGCAAACCCTAACTCTGCCACTGAGTCaaccagcatctgtgaagaggacAAGTTG
Above is a window of Heptranchias perlo isolate sHepPer1 chromosome 22, sHepPer1.hap1, whole genome shotgun sequence DNA encoding:
- the bri3 gene encoding brain protein I3, with translation MDNKPLLQERPPAYAAVPAGYNNYGQTYGTISPPGYQPPPYSYPASGYVPPVPAGVQPPVCPGPNYSSTYTIIQQPAAASVVVVGGCPACRVGVLEDDFTCLGVLCAILFFPIGILFCLALRQRRCPNCGASFG